A region of the Arachis hypogaea cultivar Tifrunner chromosome 15, arahy.Tifrunner.gnm2.J5K5, whole genome shotgun sequence genome:
GTCAGAAACGACAGCAGCTTTGATCCTTTCAACGGTGCACTTAATTAAAGTGTTAACAGTGGCGACTGAACCCAGGGATAGCTTGGCGGTTGGGGCGGAGTCAACCAAGATCTGAAACGCAACCGTGAGGAGAGAGCCTCCAGAAGATGCAGCAAGGCCATCAGGAAGAATCGCAAAACCCGAGGGAAGCAGGGCCAGGTAATCTGGATCCCCGCCACTAAGAATTATATTCATGGCAGCCATGTCCACGGGTGCATATACCACATAGGATCCACTGCAGTCTGTACAACTCTCCTGAAGTATCAGCATGTTGCTTTGGCTCGAATTCACACTCTACAGTACATATATGCAATTAATTAATTGTATGAATAATGAAGGCAAGGCAAGGTAATTAAGAAAGTTAATTACATTGACGCGAAGCAGAGAGAGCGCGTTGGAAGAGCTTGCTATGTGTGTGATTTCTTGAACAAGGCCTCGGTTGGAGAGGATATCCCACTGGCTTCGGGAGTTTTGATCTCTGAGGAAATGAAAGAGAGTGTTGGGAGGAACAGGGAGGGAGAAGGAAGTGGCAGCGCAGAGGACAATGCCAGGGGGTCTGCCAGGGTCGTCCATGCTCTTCCTGGTCATAACCCTCACATCATCCATATCCGACGACAGAGTCGTCCATGCATGTGCCGTGGAAGCTCCCACTCCAGtgcagaagctcatcaccattctctctGCCAACTTCAGCATGCTCCTCCTTCCCTCCGCACTCGTACCACACAGCTCCCCTGCTCCTCCTCCTATGTAACTCGCAACACGTTCGCATTGTCTCTCTAACGTCGCCATCCACCTCTTAGCTCCAAAGGCCAGCCCGCACTTCACCAATGGCTTGTAGAGGGTATGCACGCCTCTATCATCCACTTCTACATGCTCAATCCATGTCACCTTGGAGTAGCCGTTTGGGAGTTCTTCAATTAAGCAGCCAGAGGGCCTTCTTCGGCTGCTTCTTCGGCTTCTGCTCTCATTCTCCAACGACACATCTACCACTGTCCATCTCCCATCCGGATGTTCCTTGCAGTACCTTACGAAATAGTTCTCTCTGCTTGGAACAAGAGGCGATGCCACCTGGAACTCAGCCGACatctgataataataataataatcaacatCAAATTAAttgtttcattttcttaattaattagtagtagatgagtgtatatatatataccactTGCAACGCTCCGTTATAGTTTCCTGCCACTCCGGTTGAAAGCACTTCAAGTGTCAACGCTCTTGACACAATACCACAGAACATTGTTGACCATTGGTTCTGAAAAAATGAAAGTTTAATCAATTCATCAACATATTCCAATCCACAAACAAACTAAAATGTTGGGGTTGGGATTTGGGAACACTACTCACCACATCCATTAGTATCTCAACCAGTTTAGTGTGATTCATGATAATCACCGCGGATTCTCTTGAAGATTCAGATCTCAAGCCCAACGCTTTTGGGCCTATAACTCTAGGCGGAAAGGTCCTCAAGTATTCATCTTCGTTTAGAATCTCAGTACAGTGCTGGTTGCTTTGGACCCACAAAGGATCTCCAAC
Encoded here:
- the LOC112749908 gene encoding homeobox-leucine zipper protein MERISTEM L1, which encodes MFPTNVFDSHQQHMMLDMSSSHNESDLGIRTGDDEFFDIKSATEIIMEAPSGDDEQDPNQRPKKKGYHRHTQHQIHEMEAFFKQCPHPDDKQRKELSRELGLEPLQVKFWFQNKRTQMKAQHERHENAILKAENEKLRAENSRYKEALSNATCPNCGGPAALGEMSFDEQHLRIENARLKQEIDRISGIAEKYVGKPVTSSHNSNHMAPHSRSLDLGVGSYGGGSQSSAGGMVGEMYGGSELLRPFPVPCDSDKPRIVELAVAAMEELTRLAQVGDPLWVQSNQHCTEILNEDEYLRTFPPRVIGPKALGLRSESSRESAVIIMNHTKLVEILMDVNQWSTMFCGIVSRALTLEVLSTGVAGNYNGALQVMSAEFQVASPLVPSRENYFVRYCKEHPDGRWTVVDVSLENESRSRRSSRRRPSGCLIEELPNGYSKVTWIEHVEVDDRGVHTLYKPLVKCGLAFGAKRWMATLERQCERVASYIGGGAGELCGTSAEGRRSMLKLAERMVMSFCTGVGASTAHAWTTLSSDMDDVRVMTRKSMDDPGRPPGIVLCAATSFSLPVPPNTLFHFLRDQNSRSQWDILSNRGLVQEITHIASSSNALSLLRVNSVNSSQSNMLILQESCTDCSGSYVVYAPVDMAAMNIILSGGDPDYLALLPSGFAILPDGLAASSGGSLLTVAFQILVDSAPTAKLSLGSVATVNTLIKCTVERIKAAVVSDTTSFHNLAS